Part of the Tidjanibacter massiliensis genome is shown below.
TCCTGCGGATGAACGGGATGTTTTTCATCGCTTCGGCGACGTGTTCGGAGAGTATCGTGAGCGTTACGGCGCCGATTATCAGCAGGATGCCTGTGACCAGCCGGCCGGTCAGTGGTTCGTTGAAGACGGCGACGCTGATGAGGACTGCCACCACGGGTTCGAGCGAACCCATGACCGCGGTCGGCGTCGAACCGATGAGTTTGATGGCATTGACAAGCGTTATGAGCGAAATGACGGTGGAAACGAGCGCGAACAGCAGGATGTTGATGCCCGTGCCGAATGTCATGGCCGGGGTGAACGAATCCCGCGAAAGGGCCCGCAGCAGGAAGAAGGCGGCGCAGAACAGCATGGAGTAGAAGGTGACTTTCGTCCCCTCCATCTTTCTGACCGAGGATTTGTTCACGATTATCATGTAAAGAGCATAGGCGAGGGCCGAGAGCAGTACCGCCACCATTCC
Proteins encoded:
- a CDS encoding DMT family transporter, whose protein sequence is MNVKTKGYTLACISAVTYGTIPLFALPIKHAGYSFDTALFYRFLFSAILIGVYLFAKKSAMRVSGKELGTLAVLGVMYSLSAHFLFVGYDYMSAGVASTILFLYPVFVALIMGLFFREKLSWVMWGAIALALLGVGVLNGTGGEGGMNPAGMVAVLLSALAYALYMIIVNKSSVRKMEGTKVTFYSMLFCAAFFLLRALSRDSFTPAMTFGTGINILLFALVSTVISLITLVNAIKLIGSTPTAVMGSLEPVVAVLISVAVFNEPLTGRLVTGILLIIGAVTLTILSEHVAEAMKNIPFIRRR